From the genome of Podospora pseudoanserina strain CBS 124.78 chromosome 7 map unlocalized CBS124.78p_7.2, whole genome shotgun sequence, one region includes:
- a CDS encoding uncharacterized protein (COG:G; EggNog:ENOG50KOG0594): MPDNDDTPPLPEDNNDSPPMSEDNDNTSLIPEEDDPLEATEYDARSSQRDSPHYIAMRGEAPSVFVNGVASPLDYDRAANNQGPLKGGRRSENPSSLRRSNSNASSARSEITVWDLGEELCDACHRDTLGEREEIPIASPTSTSPALMVRLWSLRRPKDSPDHKLPQFFPWRSVEKLITPQEVIRALQGARSGLAVERIERYADQICRPHKCADDRVSNSGFRKIFAILVKISCAVDITHFVDRGICDGDLPLTAVPVDEGQMEMRLQGQENKKLDFLRHWDDELKHDDFEKLQWTMLVPYFAKRPGHSARLYVLPKKVVLPWLSEERRYDGGYSWVSKVMIHPHHHNFNQLEDHLVSSNLFAVKHLKAHLTDDASNTDLFPPANGTPGVANLQVVVSEATVFSQSEIKTEFEQEIEILNRLSRRPHPHLITLLAAYQVGDECCMIFPWADCDLKSMWQISPDPGDPLEKVKLKWVLDQCLGLAQGLNQIHHSRPTPTLSESKMLQRVYGRHGDIKPENILFFRDKTKPDDKGRLVITDFGLTRYHGNDTKTYLRDMKPPATPTYRPPECDIITSPISQSFDIWSFGCVLLEFIAWHLGGWPLVEQFVKKRKLQNPLMNNWQTDQFFEILQDNPNYGSTGTVVVRVKQEIHEFVSELHSHPSCSDTIHHLLDFIMSEMIVVELKRKRTGTTHDSSMSKQDHTRASCGNVVKKLKSLCAQLDQLPDMLTATPYSAKIRPSIVVEMKGYPVGGRYTELPVNRGTTVRATDRPEHGLGHPETW, translated from the exons ATGCCCGATAACGACgacacaccaccacttcctgAAGACAATAACGACTCACCGCCAATGTCTGAAGATAACGACAACACATCACTAATTCCTGAAGAGGACGATCCCTTGGAG GCTACTGAATACGATGCACGATCCAGCCAGCGCGACAGTCCTCATTACATTGCTATGCGCGGAGAGGCGCCCTCAGTATTCGTCAACGGTGTTGCTAGTCCTCTCGATTACGATCGTGCGGCCAACAACCAAGGACCCCTTAAGGGAGGTCGGCGGTCCGAAAACCCTTCCAGTCTCAGGAGGAGTAATAGCAATGCATCATCAGCTCGCTCCGAAATTACCGTGTGGGATCTCGGGGAGGAACTGTGCGATGCGTGTCATCGAGACACTCTAGGAGAAAGGGAAGAAATTCCCATCGCGAGTCCCACCAGCACTAGCCCGGCCCTCATGGTACGCCTTTGGTCACTTCGGCGTCCAAAGGACAGCCCGGACCACAAGCTACCACAATTCTTCCCTTGGAGATCTGTGGAAAAGCTCATCACACCACAAGAGGTCATCCGCGCTCTTCAAGGAGCTCGAAGTGGATTGGCCGTTGAAAGAATCGAGCGGTATGCAGACCAGATTTGCCGACCTCATAAGTGCGCCGACGATCGGGTAAGCAACTCTGGGTTTCGCAAAATCTTCGCTATTCTGGTCAAAATAAGCTGCGCAGTGGACATCACCCACTTCGTTGATAGAGGCATCTGTGACGGCGATCTCCCATTGACAGCTGTTCCAGTTGACGAGGGTCAGATGGAAATGCGGCTGCAGGGACAGGAGAACAAAAAGCTTGATTTTCTCCGCCATTGGGATGACGAGCTCAAGCATGATGACTTTGAGAAGCTGCAATGGACTATGCTAGTACCTTACTTCGCCAAACGACCAGGCCACTCGGCGAGATTGTATGTGCTACCAAAGAAAGTCGTATTACCATGGCTCTCAGAGGAACGTCGGTATGATGGTGGCTACAGCTGGGTTTCAAAGGTGATGatccacccccatcatcacaactTCAACCAACTCGAAGACCAT TTGGTATCCAGCAACCTCTTTGCCGTCAAACACTTGAAAGCGCATTTAACCGATGACGCCAGCAATACTGACCTCTTCCCACCTGCCAACGGAACGCCAGGTGTCGCCAACCTGCAGGTGGTAGTTTCCGAAGCCACCGTCTTTTCTCAGTCCGAGATAAAGACGGAGTTCGAACAAGAAATCGAGATATTGAACCGTCTGAGCCGtcgtccccatccccatttgATCACCTTGCTCGCAGCATACCAGGTTGGTGACGAATGTTGCATGATCTTTCCTTGGGCTGACTGCGATCTCAAGAGCATGTGGCAAATTTCACCGGACCCTGGAGACCCACTCGAGAAGGTCAAGTTGAAATGGGTACTGGACCAGTGTTTGGGGCTAGCTCAAGGCCTTAACCAAATCCATCACTCAAGACCTACGCCAACCCTCAGTGAGAGCAAGATGTTGCAACGAGTATATGGCAGACACGGAGACATCAAGCCGGAGAACATACTGTTCTTCAGAGATAAAACCAAGCCTGACGACAAGGGAAGACTGGTGATTACCGACTTTGGGTTGACCCGATATCACGGGAACGACACGAAGACGTACCTCCGTGATATGAAACCACCAGCCACGCCCACCTACCGTCCGCCGGAATGCGACATAATAACCTCTCCAATTTCTCAGTCCTTCGACATCTGGTCATTCGGCTGCGTTTTACTTGAGTTTATTGCCTGGCATCTTGGTGGCTGGCCTCTCGTCGAACAGTTTGTTAAGAAACGGAAGCTTCAGAATCCACTGATGAACAACTGGCAAACAGACCAGTTCTTCGAGATCTTGCAAGATAATCCCAATTATGGGTCTACCGGCACTGTGGTTGTGCGAGTTAAGCAGGAGATTCATGAA TTTGTCAGCGAGCTTCACTCACATCCCTCTTGCTCAGACACtattcatcatcttctcgaTTTTATTATGAGTGAGATGATCGTTGTTGAGCTCAAGAGGAAACGGACCGGGACGACCCATGACTCCTCCATGTCAAAGCAGGATCACACACGGGCCAGTTGCGGCAATGTTGTCAAGAAGCTGAAGTCACTTTGTGCACAGCTAGACCAACTTCCGGATATGTTGACGGCGACTCCTTATAGTGCTAAGATCAGGCCATCGATTGTCGTTGAGATGAAGGGGTACCCTGTGGGAGGTAGGTACACGGAGCTTCCGGTCAATCGGGGCACTACTGTCAGGGCTACGGATCGCCCGGAACACGGATTGGGGCATCCGGAAACTTGGTGA
- a CDS encoding uncharacterized protein (EggNog:ENOG503PS0D) produces MSDKFLMVPHHTAGRKLPVPAASTTSIPSRCISPEKLNSLLNEKFPSGNYNVDVSQNVYQIRAPRHLSELELFR; encoded by the exons ATGTCTGACAAATTTCTTATGGTTCCACACCATACAGCCGGAAGAAAGCTGCCGGTACCTGCTGCATCCACCACTAGCATTCCGAGCAGGTGCATCAGTCCCGAGAAACTAAACAGTCTTCTAAATGAGAAGTTTCCATCTGGAAACTATAACGTGGAC GTCAGTCAAAATGTGTATCAAATACGAGCACCCAGGCATCTCAGCGAG CTCGAGCTTTTTCGGTAG
- a CDS encoding uncharacterized protein (EggNog:ENOG503PX5M): METNPAVTSTQAALADRESLLSTQRQGHRHRNYAHFSRFRFSSDVKILECLAHIKATQAKKGAVPRPNPSIQSSSQNTNAQNQHDGGDQNSRGNNDGNASDSDGEDDQKRQGLAQVTEDGFSRLKTLQTLLETSDPVISNQIRWLRIEDSDNFVLFCHLAALEALQQPWDRVLKRIRSNVDESIQLMPVIQQYYQKVVGRPRKASDQFINLAHRMEKWDSNLARFDEQHRRWKLIPVRGGAPIKQPLEFHIDIRKRFNTICSTENTEFFWWAEQAVLRVLSRFDAHREHQPLRNTPFMPYTAKHLIGVVENIYSQLWTECSSLTWSVDTSRRVFSLARRFIRTSLTEDEETKSMVDVAVVVDCFVNKVWLDVGRGICKALKAGQTKCSTDDLEIPKILRQSRAENNLKNTYKIWLVSSHKSDPNAQAAALIEADPGPLQYQGVDKVNPSELSRVCASVYDRLGPARLPNATFFSDAFPEPGKPYLLVFEGPWLIKVVKISTEEIIHMGWHPLAKGQSGYGRFYTIPMGGVNIPVLTSMEETMVQMMIPDGRLVSRADVAKQMEDGG, translated from the coding sequence ATGGAGACCAACCCTGCTGTCACCTCCACTCAGGCGGCATTGGCCGACAGAGAAAGCCTGCTCTCGACCCAGAGACAAGGGCACAGGCACCGCAATTATGCGCACTTCAGTCGTTTTCGCTTCTCCAGCGATGTTAAGATTCTCGAATGCCTTGCCCACATCAAAGCAACCCAGGCAAAGAAAGGGGCGGTGCCACGGCCTAACCCTAGTATTCAGTCATCGTCCCAGAATACCAATGCCCAAAACCAACATGATGGCGGGGACCAGAACTCCAGGGGTAACAACGATGGAAATGCCAGCGACTcggatggggaagatgacCAGAAGCGTCAAGGTCTCGCCCAGGTGACGGAAGACGGCTTTTCACGGTTAAAAACGCTGCAGACGCTGCTGGAAACCTCGGACCCAGTCATCTCTAACCAGATCCGATGGCTGAGGATCGAAGACTCGGATAATTTTGTGCTGTTCTGTCATCTTGCCGCCCTTGAAGCGCTGCAACAGCCCTGGGATAGGGTCCTCAAGCGTATTCGAAGCAACGTGGATGAGAGCATACAGCTGATGCCGGTAATACAACAATACTACCAGAAAGTAGTGGGTAGACCGCGCAAAGCTTCAGACCAATTTATCAACCTGGCGCACCGCATGGAGAAGTGGGACAGCAATTTGGCCAGGTTCGACGAGCAACATAGGCGGTGGAAGCTGATCCCCGTACGGGGAGGTGCACCAATAAAACAGCCTCTGGAATTCCACATAGACATTCGGAAAAGATTCAACACCATCTGCTCCACAGAGAACACGGAGTTCTTCTGGTGGGCGGAACAGGCTGTCCTCAGAGTGCTGAGCCGGTTCGACGCTCACCGTGAACACCAACCGCTCCGAAACACGCCATTCATGCCATACACAGCTAAACACCTCATCGGTGTGGTCGAGAACATATATTCCCAGCTGTGGACAGAGTGCTCTTCCTTAACCTGGTCTGTGGACACTTCCCGCCGGGTTTTCAGCCTCGCGCGCCGGTTTATCCGCACGTCGCTCACCGAAGATGAAGAGACAAAAAGCATGGTAGACGTGGCCGTAGTGGTGGACTGTTTCGTCAATAAGGTGTGGTTGGATGTGGGGAGGGGTATCTGCAAGGCCCTGAAGGCAGGGCAGACCAAGTGTTCCACGGACGACCTCGAGATCCCCAAAATCCTTCGGCAATCGCGCGCAGAAAACAACCTAAAGAACACGTACAAAATTTGGCTCGTCTCCAGCCACAAAAGTGACCCCAACGCCCAGGCAGCCGCCCTGATCGAGGCAGATCCCGGTCCGCTGCAATATCAAGGAGTGGACAAGGTGAACCCCAGCGAGCTCTCCCGGGTCTGCGCCTCCGTGTATGATAGGCTTGGGCCCGCCAGACTGCCAAACGCAACGTTCTTCAGCGATGCGTTCCCTGAGCCGGGGAAACCGTACCTCCTCGTATTTGAGGGCCCCTGGCTTATCAAAGTTGTCAAAATCTCGACAGAGGAAATTATTCACATGGGCTGGCATCCTCTTGCGAAGGGCCAATCCGGGTACGGGCGGTTCTATACTATTCCAATGGGAGGCGTGAATATTCCTGTATTGACAAGCATGGAGGAGACCATGGTTCAAATGATGATTCCGGATGGCCGGTTGGTATCGAGGGCGGATGTCGCGAAGCAGATGGAAGACGGGGGGTGA
- a CDS encoding uncharacterized protein (EggNog:ENOG503P31Z) produces the protein MMDSPLYPPTLSEMEEPDWLDLAANASAENQCPVDSCNAPSSLAPPPPPPVASLITTVKPASHSSTSIQEKPWKHEGYQAYCKLLASESDLFIARRFKSLNVRVALRMQDEVSRLEEQLLYVEKESREHKDVDNGTFRQDMVAERSQLLDQISTSLYRYNKFIIQQTALLKYPTVPPWDIKNLKTWHKNHDNQAISEEEMAYLDHTEDLIPLAPRDKTPLRRAMDKFLFLRTLPFWRDKSRNNTRDIEMGRSKDDTSSADQPPDGSETAVNFYSDKTMDYFVSIVTVTSGLVMLVVPIWVLHGLVDASKKLGVITAFVLACLLFTSFAMTPRPLEALGATAAYAAVLMVFLQVGS, from the exons ATGATGGATAGCCCTTTATATCCTCCCACGCTGTCTGAGATGGAAGAACCAGATTGGTTGGATCTCGCTGCTAATGCATCTGCTGAGAATCAATGTCCAGTGGATTCTTGCAATGCGCCCTCCTCACTggcccctccgccaccaccgcccgtTGCATCACTGATTACCACGGTCAAACCTGCATCGCATTCAAGTACCTCGATTCAAGAAAAACCATGGAAGCATGAGGGATATCAGGCCTACTGTAAGCTCTTGGCTTCCGAGTCTGACCTTTTCATTGCCCGTCGGTTTAAGAGCCTCAACGTCCGGGTGGCCCTTCGCATGCAAGACGAAGTCTCAAGGCTGGAAGAGCAACTCCTCTACGTGGAAAAGGAGAGCCGCGAGCACAAGGACGTAGACAACGGCACATTCAGGCAAGACATGGTAGCCGAGAGATCTCAGCTCTTAGACCAGATCTCGACGTCGCTTTATCGTTATA ACAAGTTCATTATTCAACAGACCGCCCTGCTCAAATATCCGACAGTTCCTCCCTGGGATATCAAGAACCTCAAAACCTGGCACAAAAACCATGACAATCAAGCAATATCTGAGGAGGAAATGGCTTATCTTGACCACACGGAGgacctcatccccctcgcccCGCGAGACAAGACGCCGCTGCGTCGGGCAATGGACAAATTCTTATTCTTGCGCACGCTTCCTTTTTGGAGGGACAAATCCAGGAATAACACCCGGGATATAGAAATGGGCAGAAGCAAGGATGACACCAGCTCCGCCGACCAGCCGCCAGATGGCTCGGAAACTGCGGTGAATTTCTACAGCGATAAGACCATGGATTATTTCGTGTCCATAGTGACCGTCACTTCCGgtctggtgatgctggtcGTGCCCATTTGGGTACTCCACGGTCTAGTCGACGCCTCGAAGAAACTGGGCGTCATTACCGCTTTTGTTCTTGCTTGTTTACTCTTTACGAGCTTTGCTATGACACCACGGCCTTTGGAAGCCCTGGGAGCAACGGCGGC GTACGCGGCGGTTCTCATGGTATTTTTGCAGGTGGGATCCTGA